GTGCGTCATACCGTAAATAACGTGACATCCCGCTTCTTCAAGCATGCGCGCCCAGTGTACGTTGTTTTCTTCGTCAAAGCGTGCTTTCAGTTCAACAAGTACTGTAACTTGTTTCCCCGCTTCAGCTGCATTCTTAAGTGCATCGATTATCGGAGAATCACTTGATACACGGTATAATGTCTGTTTAATTGCAAGTGTATTTGGATCTTCTGATGCATCTTTTATAAAATCAACGATCGGCTGGAATGACTCATATGGGTGATGAAAGAATACATCACGCTTTAATGCTTCAGCATAAAGATTGCCGTCCCCAAGATATTTCGGTGGACATGGTTCAAATGGCTTGAAGGCAAGTTGCGGATAACGTTTCTCTATCATTCCTGATAGCTGGAACAACATCGTTAAATCTAACGGTCCTTCAAGCTTGTATACATCACGGTCTTCAATCTCAAGTTCATCCTTCAGGAATGACGCATTGATCGAAGCATCGTGTCGCGTATCAATTTCAAGACGCACTGCTGCACCACTTTTACGTTTCTTAAGAAACTTCTCTATTTCAATCAGCAGATCCTCTGCACCATCTTCATGAATCGTTAAATCTGCGTTACGTGTAATACGGAAAGTAAATGTACGCGTTACTTGATAGCCGTGGAACAACTTATCGATAAAATGTGTGATGATATCTTCCAGTAAGACATATACTGTTTTTTCACCATTCGTTAATTCAATAATTCGATTAAGTAAAGCTGGAATCTGGACGATCGCTGATTTCTTTTCGCCAGCATCCGTTACTACATCTACAAATATATTCAGTGATTTATTAGATAACTTCGGAAACGGTCTGTACGCATCTATACCAAGCGGTGTTAATGTCGGAAGAATCTCGAAGTTAAACTTCTTTTCAACGATTCTATAATTTTCTGGTGATAATTCATCGACCGATTTGAAGTATACGTTATATCCTTCTAGATCACGAATTAACGCATGATATTGATCATATTGCATCTTCACGTTATCTCTATTTGCCTTATCAATCGCAATCAGCTGTTCTGTCGGTGTCATCTGTGTCTTATTCTCAGGTTCGCTGAATCCCATCGTTACTTGATCTTTCAGACCTCCAACACGAACCATAAAAAATTCATCTAAGTTTGAACTGGCGATCGCTAAAAACTTAATGCGCTCTAGTAATGGATTCTTCTGGTCAAACGCCTCTTCTATA
Above is a window of Macrococcoides canis DNA encoding:
- a CDS encoding RNA degradosome polyphosphate kinase; its protein translation is MMNQNIDLGNKAYYNNREVSWVGFNRRVIEEAFDQKNPLLERIKFLAIASSNLDEFFMVRVGGLKDQVTMGFSEPENKTQMTPTEQLIAIDKANRDNVKMQYDQYHALIRDLEGYNVYFKSVDELSPENYRIVEKKFNFEILPTLTPLGIDAYRPFPKLSNKSLNIFVDVVTDAGEKKSAIVQIPALLNRIIELTNGEKTVYVLLEDIITHFIDKLFHGYQVTRTFTFRITRNADLTIHEDGAEDLLIEIEKFLKKRKSGAAVRLEIDTRHDASINASFLKDELEIEDRDVYKLEGPLDLTMLFQLSGMIEKRYPQLAFKPFEPCPPKYLGDGNLYAEALKRDVFFHHPYESFQPIVDFIKDASEDPNTLAIKQTLYRVSSDSPIIDALKNAAEAGKQVTVLVELKARFDEENNVHWARMLEEAGCHVIYGMTHLKTHSKITLVVKKVNDEIVPYVHLGTGNYNDKTAKIYTDMGIITTNKEIGEDAMNFFNYLSGYSEKPTYKRLHVAPFEIRDEFIEHINQEIECQKQYGNGLIIAKMNSLTDKTVIKKLYEASNAGVQVKLIIRGICCLKPGIPGVSENIRVISIVGRFLEHSRIYYFYHNGEEKMYLSSADMMTRNMIKRVEILFPIIDNKIVEELKDILNLQLEDNQKAREQDSNGIYHYVRNDARAINSQDELMYRAEEFKRSLIKPKEIVHKPMMSKRAKVLGFVKNKLKRN